The Labeo rohita strain BAU-BD-2019 chromosome 19, IGBB_LRoh.1.0, whole genome shotgun sequence genome window below encodes:
- the LOC127182058 gene encoding E3 ubiquitin-protein ligase TRIM39-like: protein MSSSSGPLTEELQCSICLDVFTDPVSTPCGHNFCKTCLNKYWDNSQTCNCPYCQETFKQRPDLKINTTLREIVDHYKKTNPEGKPEVLCDFCEETKLKALKSCLVCQSSYCETHLQPHLKVAGLKKHKLMDPVSNLEDYICQKHERPLELFCRDDQTCVCLMCTVTDHKNHNTVPLEEEIEEKKTQLMKTQKDVQQLILKKIKNIEDIKLSADIRKRFFTELLEMMEEQQKAAEKKQRELTEELEREITELKMRNTELEQFSHTEDHLHLLQIYSSLCSSTNTTNFPETTVYVPESLFLLYVKGDLFELKETLTEKINHTELKWMQHYAVDVTLDPDTAHAHLILSDDGKQVRCGDNKQKLPNNKKKVDRCVNVLGKEGFSSGRFYFEVQVEGQTNWILGVAKESIDIKGEIKLCPKNGYWTVALLNGSEYIACNDLHLPLYMSTVKMKRVGVFVDYEEGLVSFYNVESGSRFNFYAGLSFTEKVYAYMPMP, encoded by the exons ATGTCATCCTCCAGTGGTCCACTGACTGAGGAGCTTCAGTGCTCTATATGTCTGGACGTGTTCACTGATCCAGTCAGCACTCCATGTGGACACAACTTCTGCAAGACCTGTCTGAATAAGTACTGGGACAACAGCCAGACCTGCAACTGTCCATACTGTCAAGAAACATTCAAGCAAAGACCTGATCTCAAGATTAATACCACACTCCGAGAGATCGTAGATCACTATAAAAAGACAAATCCTGAGGGAAAACCTGAGGTTCTGTGTGACTTCTGTGAGGAAACAAAGCTGAAAGCCCTGAAGTCGTGTCTGGTGTGTCAGAGCTCTTACTGTGAAACTCACCTGCAGCCTCATCTGAAAGTGGCAGGTTTAAAGAAACACAAACTGATGGATCCTGTGAGTAATCTGGAGGACTATATATGTCAGAAACATGAGAGACCTTTAGAGCTGTTCTGTAGAGATGATCAGACATGTGTGTGTCTGATGTGCACTGTGACAGACCACAAGAACCACAACACTGTTCCTCTAGAAGAGGAGATTGAAGAGAAGAAG ACTCAACTGATGAAGACACAGAAGGATGTGCAGCAGCtgatcctgaaaaaaatcaagaatattGAAGACATCAAACTCTCAGCAGACATCAGAAAA AGATTTTTTACTGAACTGCTGGAGATGATGGAGGAGCAGCAGAAAGCAGCAGAGAAAAAGCAGCGAGAGCTCACTGAAGAGCTGGAGAGGGAGATCACTGAGCTAAAGATGAGAAACACTGAGCTGGAGCAGTTCTCACACACTGAAGATCACCTCCACCTCCTACAG ATTTACTCATCCCTGTGCAGCTCTACAAACACCACAAACTTTCCTGAGACCACTGTGTATGTTCCTGAGAGTCTGTTCCTGTTGTATGTGAAAGGAGATCTCTTTGAATTGAAGGAAACTCTAACTGAGAAAATCAATCATACTG AGCTAAAGTGGATGCAGCACTATGCAG TGGATGTGACTCTGGATCCTGATACAGCTCATGCTCATCTCATCCTGTCTGATGATGGAAAACAAGTAAGATGTGGAGACAATAAGCAGAAACTCccaaacaacaaaaagaaagtTGATCGATGTGTAAATGTCCTGGGAAAGGAGGGATTCTCCTCAGGGAGATTTTATTTTGAGGTGCAGGTGGAGGGACAGACTAACTGGATTTTAGGAGTGGCCAAAGAATCTATTGACATTAAGGGAGAGATCAAACTATGTCCTAAAAATGGTTACTGGACTGTGGCTCTTTTGAATGGGAGTGAATACATTGCCTGTAATGATCTGCATCTGCCTCTGTATATGAGTACAGTGAAGATGAAGCGGGTCGGTGTGTTTGTGGATTATGAGGAGGGTCTGGTCTCATTTTATAATGTGGAATCTGGCTCTCGTTTCAACTTTTACGCCGGGCTGTCTTTCACTGAAAAGGTCTATGCATATATGCCCATGCCTTAA
- the smim13 gene encoding small integral membrane protein 13 has protein sequence MWQSVGLTVLVIVATLICVLLFMLFGWYVVWQLFLSKFKFLRELVGDTGSPQAETEPSESESERSSPPTPRHRPKTARQRIVPPDSTT, from the exons ATGTGGCAGAGTGTTGGTTTGACCGTGCTGGTGATCGTGGCCACGCTGATATGTGTCCTCCTCTTCATGCTCTTTG GGTGGTACGTGGTGTGGCAGCTCTTCCTGTCTAAGTTTAAGTTCCTGCGGGAGTTGGTGGGAGACACCGGTTCCCCGCAGGCTGAAACCGAGCCCTCTGAGTCCGAGAGTGAACGCAGCTCGCCCCCGACGCCCCGCCACCGACCCAAAACCGCTCGCCAAAGGATTGTCCCTCCCGACAGCACTACATAG